GTGGGGCGGGGCGGGCTCACCAGCTCATGCTGCGCCTGCATCTGGGCCTCCTTTTCCTTCCACCGGCGGTCCCCCTGGCGCAGCTCAGCCACTACGGCCTCACACTTCTCCCCCAGGGCCTTCTTGTCCTGGATCAGCTGCCGCGGAGGGTGCTGCACGCTGATTAGGGCCCTCCCCCACAGGGCCCCACTCCCACACAACACCCTGCCGTGACGCTCGCTGGGTCCCTGCCAGTctatggaaggaccttgggctggGATGGGCgagtgggtgggggcaggagcaGGTAGGGCGCACAGGCAGGTCAGCACCCTTTCCGGGTCCCTAGCCTCCTGGAGGAGGTGCTGGTAGAGTGGGCAGCcccaaggaggtggggaaagggggaggagtCCCGGCCCCACCTCCCTAGGGCCGCTCACCTGGTCGATGAAGTTCAGGTGCCGCTGGATGGTGGCCTCATAGTGGTCCTTCTGCTGCCGCAGCTGCCGCCGCAGCTCCTGCTCCGCCTCCTTGACCTGCCTAGCCGTGAGGGCTCTCTGCTGTGCCTGCAGGGAGGCCATGCTGGGAGTTCCGCACCCACACCCCGTGACCCCTCCCACACATCAGCGTGCCCCCGCCCAGGGCCCGTACCAGGGCCTGCTGCAGCAGCGCCACCGCCTGCCGCTTCTCCTCCATCTCCAGCCGTAGCCGCATCACCGCCGTGGTCCCTGCCGACGCGCACTCCAGACTAGCCAGCTCTGCCCCTAGCATCAGCCCCTACGGGACCGGGCAGACAGGGTCACTGTCACCTTGGACCCAGGAGCCAGGCCTCTGGGCCAGCAGGGAGTTCCCTTGGCTCAAGGAAGCATGCCAGGTCCTCACAGGGAGAGGTCTTACTGGAAGGTGTGGTGACAAGGCTGCCCAGCAGGGGCCATCCAGACTCAAGGCCCATCGTGGGCTCCTGGGGCTGCCCACCACACACCTCCCACTGGGGGCCCACAGCCGGCCGCTCCCGCGCCGACGGCTCCATCTCGTCCAGGAAGCTCAGGATGCTATTCAGCTTGGCTTCGGAGAGGAGGGTCCCATCGTCGGGTGGGCCGCCCAGGGGCGCACTGAGCTGCCCCAGCTTCTCCAGGTTGTCTGCGGTCAGGGGGCTGCTGGCTTCCTCCTGCAGGGACCAGGCTGTAGCAGGCTGCGCAGCTGACCCCTCTGGCGCCCGGGGGCCTGGCACTGTGTCACAGTGGGCATCCTGGCTGGGAGGAGGCCTGTCCAACCTGCAGCCAATACCTCCTGAGGGTGGCTGAGTGTCCCATGACCAGCCAAGGCAGCAGGATCCCAGGAGATGCCCTGTCAGTGCAGGGGGGAGCCAGACTCCCACACTCACCTCGTCGATCCAGGCGTACTTCTCCTTGTGGTAGGCCGGGGGCTGGGGCAGTGGCTCCGGCTCCGCCTCCAGCAGCCGAAGCGTGTCCAGTAGCTCGTCCAGGGTCACTCTGGGCTTGGTGGGGCCCGCGGTTCCCAGGACTTCGCTGGCCCTGTCCTGGACATGGGAGTCCTGCAGGAGGAGAGGGAAGGCAAGTGGGCGGGGCCTGACTAGAGCAGTGAGACCCGTGGGAGGGATCTGCCCACAAGCTTGCTAGGACTCAGCAGGCAGAGCCTGAGTCCATACTGAATCCGGAGACCTCAGTATTCCGAGGGGCAACTACATTAATGGCCTGAGACCTGAGTGggcagggctgaccagacagtgaGACTTCGGTGGGAGGGGCCATCTCTGTGGCTGGCTGCGATATCAGTGGGCAGAGCCTGCTTACAAGCTGGGCTGCCAGGCCCCTGGAAGGAGGAAGCACTTCACTCTAGCCCCCCTCTCTCACATACTTGCTCTACAGCCAAGGCCCTCTCTGCCCCAGAGGCCCCTCCAGAGTAGACGGGCCAGGTCACCACCTGACCCCCAGCTCCTCCTCCACAGGAAGCTGCCTCTCCCCACCACTGAGGAAATTGGAGGACTGGggttggggggatggggagacagggtctccccagggagctgggtcaccactgggcctgagggACCCAACTCTGGGGGCTAGGTGGGTTGCCTTAGGGTGGACAGGCCATGAAAACTGTCAAGCAGGAGGAGGGGTATCAGGAGACCTGTGGGGCTTTCTCCACAGAGGGGCAGGGCTCCGGGGACGAGCTGGGGCCTGTGGTGTGGATGCTGGATCCTGCAGAACAGAGCACAATGCAACTCCCAGGGTCTGTTGAGGACAGGGTACTCAACCCAGGGTCTACCTGGGTGGCAGGCCACCCCAGCCCAGGATCCACATGGGAAATAGAACACCCCAGCCCAGGGCCCACCGGGGAGAAAGGACACCCCAGCCCAGGATCTACCTGGGAGACAGGACACCCCAGCCCAGGGTCCACCTGGGGACAGGACACCCTATCCCAGGGTCCACCTGGGGTACATGGTACTCCTACTTCAGGGTACACCTGTAGACATACCCTGGGCAGGCAGTGCACAGGGCTGGGGGGAACCAGGTGGGGGGTCTTCAGGGGTGCTGGCTTGGAGGGTCCCTGGGGACCGGTGGCTGAGGGCCACATCCTGCTCCAATGCGGGTAGAGCTGGGCATCAGtggggaccagggcatggcacatAGGCCAAAAGCCCCTGGGGGTAGCAAGTGGTGGCAGGGGTCAGGCGGCAGAGGGAAGAGGAAGCTGGCAGGGGCCATGGGCCATGCTCACCCGCGTTATTGGCCTTGGGCACACTGGGGGCTGTGGCCTCCATTGTCAGGGCTGGCTCCCGTCTGGGCCTTGGAAAGGCTTGAGGCTCTTGTGGGGGCGGGGCCTCAACTTCAGCTGATTTTGGGGCACGTCTCTGCTGCAGCTCCTGGGGGAAGTGGAGGGGTCACTGAGAAGctgcccagggagggaggggctgccagtggggagcaggctgggatgccccaggaccCGCAGGTCCTCAGCACCTGGATGGCTGCCCGCCTGGCCTGGCGTGCCTTCTCCTCTCGGGCCTTCTTCCGTGCCATTGCCTTCTGCTGGCCAAGTTCCAGAATGTTCCCCTCTGCCCGCCGCTGCCGCTGCTCCTGCAGGAGGGTCAGGTGTCTAAGGCTGGGCcctgagcccaggcctgggtcaccaggCAGCACCCAGGTGCCCCTAGTGCCTGCaggcacacccccaccccacccccactcccagcagGACCCCAAACATGTAGGTTAGGACACCTTCCCAGAACTCCTCCTGGGACCCCCACACTCAGGTTCTGACAGCGTCTTGTGaatactgccacccagtcagggaAATGGGGTTCCACCTGCCTCAGGCACAAGGGACTCAACCCCACCTCTGACTGGGCTCCTCCCACGCGCTGGGCCTGAGCTGTTGGCCTCTGACCccgccttcaggctgggcactGACACTGACCTCTCGCTTGGACCTGAGCAAGTGCTCCAGGCCAGCTGCTCCCGCTCGGCGCTGCACCTGGTGGCGGTACCAGCGCTGGATGGTGATGGCGGCCTGGTTCACCTGGTGAATGAACCTGCCAGAGGGTGGGCTCAGGTTAGGGGTGGAGTGCGGTCCCCCACTCTGCAGAAGGATGTCCTGTAGGCCCAGGCCCTCAGAAGGAAGGCAGCCACCCAAAGGCCCACTAGATAGAGAAGTGGGCAACCTGCCCAGTGGGCACCACTCAGGAAGACAGAAGGAACAGCAGTCCCTGTGGTGCCCAACATGAACTCACTCAGAGGGTAGCCCAAAGGCCAGTGTTTGAGCTCACCCCAAGGCACCTGTAGAGAGAAGGCTAGACATCCACATCGTTTGGCTCACACTGTGTCCACACATACTGCTCACGCAAGATGACCTCTGCACACACCATGCCCACGTGTACTGCTCATGGAGGACGACCTCTGCACACAACACGCCCACGTATACTGCTCACAGAGGACGACCTCTGCACACAGCACGCCCACGTGTACTGCTCACGGAGGACGACCTCTGCACACAGCAGGCCCACATGTACTGCTCACGCAGGACGACCTCTGCACACAGCACGCCCACGTGTACTGCTCACGGAGGACGACCTCTGCACACACCGTGCCACAGGTACTGCTCACGGAGGATGACCTATGCACACACCGTGCCATAGGTACTGCTCACGGAGGACGACCTTTGCACACAGCACGCCCACGTGTACTGCTCACGGAGGATGACCTCTGCACACACCGTACCCACGTGTACTGCTCATGGAGGAAACCTCTGCACACACCGTGCCCACGTGTACTGCTCACGCAGGACAACCTCTGCACACAGCACGCCCACGTGTACTGCTCACGGAGGACGACCTCTGCACACACCGTGCCACAGGTACTGCTCACGGAGGACGACCTTTGCACACAGCACGCCGTGTACTGCTCACGGAGGACGACCTCTGCACACAGCACGCCCACGTGTACTGCTCATGGAGGAAACCTCTGCACACACCGTGCCCAGGTGTACTGCTCAGAGAGGATGACCTCTGCACACAGCACGCCCACGTGTACTGCTCACGGAGGACGACCTCTGCACACACCGTGCCCACGTGTACAGCTCACGCAGGACGACCTCTGCACACAGCACGCCCACGGGTACTGCTCACGGAGGATGACCTCTGCACACAGCACGCCCATGTGTACTGCTCACGGAGGACAACCTCTGCACACAGTACGCCAACGTGTACTGCTCACGCAGGACGACCTCTGCACACACCGTGCCCACGTGTACTGCTCACGGAGGACGACCTCTGCACACAGCATGCCCACGTGTACTGCTCACGGAGGACGACCTCTGCACACACCATGCCCACGTGTACTGCTCACGTAGGACGACCTCTGCACACAGCACGCTCACGTGTATTGCTCACAGAGGACGACCTCTGCACACACCGTGCCCACGTGTACTGCTCACGGAGGACGACCTCTGCACACACCATGCCCACGTGTACTGCTCACGCAGGACGACCTCTGCACACAGCACGCTCACGTGTACTGCTCACGCAGGACGACCTCTGCACACAGCATGCCCACGTGTACTGCTCACGCAGGACGACCTCTGCACACAGCAGGCCCACGTGTACTGCTCACGGAGGACGACCTCTGCACACACCGTGCCCACGTGTACTGCTCACACAGGACTACCTCTGCACACAGCACGCCCATGTGTACTGCTCACGGAGGACGACCTCTGCACACACCGTGCCCACGTGTACTGCTCACGCAGGACTACCTCTGCACACAGCACGCCCATGTGTACTGCTCACGGAGGACGACCTCTGCACATAGCAGGCCCACGTGTACTGCTCACAGAGGACGACCTCTGCACACAGCACGCCCACGGGTACTGCTCACGCAGGACGACCTCTGCACACAGCACGCCCACGTGTACTGCTCACGGAGGATGACCTCTGCACACAACACGCCCACGTGTACTGCTCACAGAGGACGACCTCTGCACACAGCACGCCCACGTGTACTGCTCAAGGAGGACGATCTCTGTACACCATACGCCCACGTGTACTGCTCACGGAGGACGACCTCTGCACACAGCACGCCCACGTGTACTGCTCAAGGAGGACGACCTCTGCACACACCGTGCCCACGTGTACTGCTCACGGAGGACGACCTCTGCACATAGCAGGCCCACGTGTACTGCTCACAGAGGACGACCTCTGCACACAGCACGCCCACGGGTACTGCTCACGCAGGACGACCTCTGCACACAGCACGCCCACGTGTACTGCTCATGGAGGACGACCTCTGCACACAGCAGGCCCACGTGTACTGCTCACGCAGGACGACCTCTGCACACAGCACGCCCACGGGTACTGCTCACGCAGGACGACCTCTGCACACAGCACGCCCACGTGTACTGCTCACGGAGGACGACCTCTGCACACAACACGCCCACGTGTACTGCTCACAGAGGACGACCTCTGCACACAGCACGCCCACGTGTACTGCTCACGCAGGACGACCTCTGCACACAACACGCCCACGTGTACTGCTCACAGAGGACGACCTCTGCACACAGCACGCCCACGTATACTGCTCACGGAGGACTACCTCTGCACACACCGTGCCCACGTGTACTGGTCTTATAGGAAGCGAATGCACCAGGGACCTTgtggtttgggggaaaaaaaaatgtCTCATTTGTGCATAAACAAGGTACTCCAAAAACCCAGTCACCAGAAATCCtctgcagttccactctgacatccAGGCTCCTCCAAGCTGACATTCAACCCCACCTTTTCGGTGGAGCCCTAGGCCCCACTCCCACTGGCCCCATATTCTGAGCCCTTGTCTCAGTGCCTGCGGTCACCTCTCGGCCTCCTCCTCCGTCACCTCCGTCCTCCGGGCCGGGGCCCCGGTGCTGCTCCTGGCTGTCACAGTCGTGTTCTTCTGCGGCTTCCGGAGGCCGGTGCCCCCGGCACCCTCGTCGGTGGCTGCCTTCATGATGTTGCTGACAGGCAAGGGCAGAACAGGCCGAGTTACCCCGGGTGCAGTGGCACCTGAGCCTGTGCAGCCTGGACATCAACAGTCCCAGCCATGgggggcccagggtgggggcaatgGCGGACTCTTGAAGCCACAGAGTTCCAGAGTGGGCCCGGGGCTCAGGGAGCTTCTGGTGTCAGGTGCAGAGCACTGGTACTCCACAGTCCTTTGAAGGTGAATCCCCCAATTCCCCCACAGCCTGGGGCCCCAGCATGCAGGCCAGGCCAGCCACGGGTACAGGGTCTCAGAGAGGGTAGTGCAATGGGGGAAGCCCCCGGCCCCGGGTAGAGTCCCTGCTTGGCCTTACTTGAGGCAGGGCGCCGTCTGGTTGGAGCTCTTGGGTGGGGGTGCCCTGTCGGCAGGCGGGCAGTGGTTGTGTACCATGGTGGTGACACAGTTGCCCACGGCGCCCTTGTTGCTTCTGCAGAGACAAGGGCCTCAGCTCAGCGGGAGGGGATGGAGGGCTGGTGGTGGCCCAGGGCTGCGGACCCCCAGGAGACTCACTTCCAACAGCAGCTCTCAGGCCCTCCCCCCCACTGTGTTCAGTCCCGGTCCTCACCCATGTGGATGCCACCTCAGCCTGCAGCCCAGTCAGCAGGACCATGGCGACCTCTCCCTGCTGGCTCTGGCTTGGGCCTCTGCCCTAAActgcccctctcccccagcctcagAGGCAGCTGGGCACCCCATGGCAACCTACTCTCCAGAGACGGGTCTGGAAATCCTAGAACCTCCTGTCACCTGCACCACACACCTGAAGCATCAGGTCAGGTTTCAGGAGGGAAAAGCTGAGGAGCTAAGGCCCCAGGGGTCACCATCTGAGCCCCCAAGCCAGAACCCAACCCTCTTCAAATGGCAGCTAgcctctccccccaacccccccagggTCCTCCCTCACTCCAACAAAGACCTTCATTCGCTCCCTCTCTCCCAACCACTAGGGCCCATGCTCAGGAGGCAGGGGGCCCGGTCGGCCCTGTCACACCTGTTGTTGGCAGTGAAGCTGGGGGCCAGGGTCACCATGCATTCCCTCTTCCTCAGGCCAGCCggcggggtgggggcggtggggctgCAGGCACCTGGCGCCAGGGTGAGTTCTGGGGGCTCGTCATCCTGTGtacagaggaagactctcaagcacACAGGGGTgatggggtgccctttcctgccaCCCAGGCCTCCCCCGCACTCCTCCTACCAGGGTGGGTAAAACCCCGCTCTCCTTACCCGTGGCccctccccttgcagaagggggaATCCAGAGAGCTGGGTTCACCCCCCCATACCCCACCATGCCatgccccctccctgccactcTGTCCATGTCCTCTGCCCAGCCAGGGCCTCACCAGGACATGCCACGTGGCTCCCTGCCGGCTCGGAGCGAGGCCCAGGCTGGCTGGCCTCTTCCTCCCCACAGCACTGCTCTCAAAGAGGGCCAGGAAGTCAGGGGTCTCCGCCGACCTGTGTGTAGGGACGGCAGGCAGAAAAGTATGTCTGCTGACCGCAGCCCACAGAGCTCCCCAGGACACTGGGAGACTAGAGCCTCGCTGACCAGGACACTGGGGGGCCAAGTACTTCCCATGTAGCCATCTgctgcctccaccctccctcccccacgtaCCAGGAGCCAGTGCGGGAGGCCTGGCAGCCTAAATTTGCAGAGGAGCAAGGCAGGCTGGATAGGCAGGGCCCAGACCCACTGCCCACTGGAGACTGACCCAGGACACATCTCACCCATCTCTGAAATGAGGCTAAGAATGcttccaacctgagggaggcaagggcTACCAGAGGGCTCAGGGGGGTTCCTGAGTCGCCTGCCGAGGGGCTACCTGGGGGTCAAAGGTTACCTGGGGGGGCCAGTCCACGGCTGGCTGACTTGAGTGGCACTATTAGATCTTCGAAGGTTGTTGATGGCACGGGAACTCCCGGGCCCCGTGGCCTCCTGCAGAAAGGGGAGACAGCAGCTGAAGGGGCAGAGGCGGGGGTGGGCTCTGCACGCCCGCCCTCGGCACAGGGCAAGTGGTGCTGGGACAGCTGGACACTCACACACAAGCCAGTGAGCCAGAACCCCTTCCTCACACCATGGCACAAACCAGCTGCAATCAGCTCACTGGCCTGAGAGCGTGGAAATAGGGTGCTTCCACACAGAAACATGGGAGAAATTCTTTGTGAGGGAGCTGCTTCTTCAACAGACGGCCAGAGCTCGATGCGCAAAATGTGAAGCCAGAGAGCTGCCTGCTGCTGCTCGGCGCCCTCGAGCCGGCTCCAAGACCCCGTACAGCAGGATGGGCCGCCCTCGAGCCGGCTCCGAGACCCCGTACAGCAGGACGGGCCGCCCTCGAGCCGGCTCCCAGACCCCGTACAGCAGGACGGGCCGCCCTCGAGCCGGCTCCCAGACCCCGTACAGCAGGACGGGCCGCCCTCGAGCCGGCTCCAAGACCCCGTACAGCAGGACGGGCCGCCCTCAAGCCGGCTCCAAGACCCCGTACAGCAGGACGGGCCGCCTTCGAGCCGGCTCCAAGACCCCGTACAGTAGGACGGGCCGCCTTCGAGCCGGCTCCGCGACCCCCTACAGCAGGACAGGGTGGCCCATCCTCACGCTCAGGCCTGCTGCTCAGTGGCTGGCTCATTCACGGTGCCAAGAGGCTTTCCTGCTACCCAGGCATCACCACACTGGGCGCTTGACAAGGGCACGCCCCGCAGTCTGTCCACAGCTAGCTGACAAAGCCCTTTACAAAAACGCCAAAAAGCAGCCCACAGAATGCCAGGACAGACTGGGGAGCAAGGGGCCGCCCCGTCATCACGGAGGGGCAGCGAGAGCCTCAGGCCAGAGCCATCTCAGCGGGGCAGGGAGACCTCGGGAGCCGCCAACCCATGCTCTCCACCGAAGAGGAGGCGTCCCTGGCCCTGTTAGTGGGGGCTGCTCAAGGCGCCTCCCGCCTGAAAGTCACATTGCTGTGGCCACTCTGGGAGAGTAGAGCCTCCACCCAAGGCCAGCAGCAACATGGAGTGGCACAtgcaccccccccacccgcccccaatTGGCTACCTGCCCAACCATGAGGACAAACGTGGGGCAGCCCCCAGCGAGGACCGCCTACACCAGGCGACCAGCCCTCAGCACTGTTCTGGCATCAGCGTCCAGAATGTGCCAGGCAGACTGAGGGAAAGCTGGGCGTGTGAGTCTGGCGTGGACTGATCCAGGATGGAGCTTCACACGGGGGACCCGGGTGAAAAATTGCCCCACTCATGTGAAGTGTTACTACCAGGGGGGCAGGTGAGGGGTTCCGGAGGCACTGTAAATTTCACCTAACTCTTTCTAAAGTTGCTCGAAGGTGAAG
This window of the Tenrec ecaudatus isolate mTenEca1 chromosome 10, mTenEca1.hap1, whole genome shotgun sequence genome carries:
- the CEP131 gene encoding centrosomal protein of 131 kDa isoform X1, encoding MKGARACSGAPEGSPDYMDLSLTGLPLPMSRRPNSASATKPLARSISVTAGSSEPRRKVLEATGPGSSRAINNLRRSNSATQVSQPWTGPPRSAETPDFLALFESSAVGRKRPASLGLAPSRQGATWHVLDDEPPELTLAPGACSPTAPTPPAGLRKRECMVTLAPSFTANNRSNKGAVGNCVTTMVHNHCPPADRAPPPKSSNQTAPCLNNIMKAATDEGAGGTGLRKPQKNTTVTARSSTGAPARRTEVTEEEAERFIHQVNQAAITIQRWYRHQVQRRAGAAGLEHLLRSKREEQRQRRAEGNILELGQQKAMARKKAREEKARQARRAAIQELQQRRAPKSAEVEAPPPQEPQAFPRPRREPALTMEATAPSVPKANNADPGSCIVLCSAGSSIHTTGPSSSPEPCPSVEKAPQDSHVQDRASEVLGTAGPTKPRVTLDELLDTLRLLEAEPEPLPQPPAYHKEKYAWIDEEEASSPLTADNLEKLGQLSAPLGGPPDDGTLLSEAKLNSILSFLDEMEPSARERPAVGPQWEGLMLGAELASLECASAGTTAVMRLRLEMEEKRQAVALLQQALAQQRALTARQVKEAEQELRRQLRQQKDHYEATIQRHLNFIDQVSGPREVGPGLLPLSPPPWGCPLYQHLLQEARDPERVLTCLCALPAPAPTHSPIPAQGPSIDWQGPSERHGRVLCGSGALWGRALISVQHPPRQLIQDKKALGEKCEAVVAELRQGDRRWKEKEAQMQAQHELELKKLRELTRASEKVRRERWVQEKTRKIKELTVKGLEPEIQRLIAQHKQEVKKLKSLHEAELLQAEARAAQRCEHQAEQLRARLQQEQEALGQRERELTQQRFEQHLEQEQRALEQQRRRLYNEVAEERERLGQQAARQRAELEALRQQLEESGVAAGRALRAECERTAEEQERRHQAELQALKDQLESERQTWEASSAKKEEAWLLSRERELKEELRKGRDKDIELVIRRLEADMTQAREEVERAADSRVLRLRDQLEAERLELVQSERRLQGRCSELQSRLGEAEGEAGRLQGLLRQKERALEDARAENEQLAAGPSGQAARQFAEQLAAAEGESQRLRAELGRLAREKQDELEEVHRRVKLALARKEEAVRTLREQHEAAVKRADHLEELLEEHRRPAPTAK
- the CEP131 gene encoding centrosomal protein of 131 kDa isoform X2; translation: MKGARACSGAPEGSPDYMDLSLTGLPLPMSRRPNSASATKPLARSISVTAGSSEPRRKVLEATGPGSSRAINNLRRSNSATQVSQPWTGPPRSAETPDFLALFESSAVGRKRPASLGLAPSRQGATWHVLDDEPPELTLAPGACSPTAPTPPAGLRKRECMVTLAPSFTANNRSNKGAVGNCVTTMVHNHCPPADRAPPPKSSNQTAPCLNNIMKAATDEGAGGTGLRKPQKNTTVTARSSTGAPARRTEVTEEEAERFIHQVNQAAITIQRWYRHQVQRRAGAAGLEHLLRSKREEQRQRRAEGNILELGQQKAMARKKAREEKARQARRAAIQELQQRRAPKSAEVEAPPPQEPQAFPRPRREPALTMEATAPSVPKANNAGSSIHTTGPSSSPEPCPSVEKAPQDSHVQDRASEVLGTAGPTKPRVTLDELLDTLRLLEAEPEPLPQPPAYHKEKYAWIDEEEASSPLTADNLEKLGQLSAPLGGPPDDGTLLSEAKLNSILSFLDEMEPSARERPAVGPQWEGLMLGAELASLECASAGTTAVMRLRLEMEEKRQAVALLQQALAQQRALTARQVKEAEQELRRQLRQQKDHYEATIQRHLNFIDQVSGPREVGPGLLPLSPPPWGCPLYQHLLQEARDPERVLTCLCALPAPAPTHSPIPAQGPSIDWQGPSERHGRVLCGSGALWGRALISVQHPPRQLIQDKKALGEKCEAVVAELRQGDRRWKEKEAQMQAQHELELKKLRELTRASEKVRRERWVQEKTRKIKELTVKGLEPEIQRLIAQHKQEVKKLKSLHEAELLQAEARAAQRCEHQAEQLRARLQQEQEALGQRERELTQQRFEQHLEQEQRALEQQRRRLYNEVAEERERLGQQAARQRAELEALRQQLEESGVAAGRALRAECERTAEEQERRHQAELQALKDQLESERQTWEASSAKKEEAWLLSRERELKEELRKGRDKDIELVIRRLEADMTQAREEVERAADSRVLRLRDQLEAERLELVQSERRLQGRCSELQSRLGEAEGEAGRLQGLLRQKERALEDARAENEQLAAGPSGQAARQFAEQLAAAEGESQRLRAELGRLAREKQDELEEVHRRVKLALARKEEAVRTLREQHEAAVKRADHLEELLEEHRRPAPTAK
- the CEP131 gene encoding centrosomal protein of 131 kDa isoform X5; amino-acid sequence: MKGARACSGAPEGSPDYMDLSLTGLPLPMSRRPNSASATKPLARSISVTAGSSEPRRKVLEATGPGSSRAINNLRRSNSATQVSQPWTGPPRSAETPDFLALFESSAVGRKRPASLGLAPSRQGATWHVLDDEPPELTLAPGACSPTAPTPPAGLRKRECMVTLAPSFTANNRSNKGAVGNCVTTMVHNHCPPADRAPPPKSSNQTAPCLNNIMKAATDEGAGGTGLRKPQKNTTVTARSSTGAPARRTEVTEEEAERFIHQVNQAAITIQRWYRHQVQRRAGAAGLEHLLRSKREEQRQRRAEGNILELGQQKAMARKKAREEKARQARRAAIQELQQRRAPKSAEVEAPPPQEPQAFPRPRREPALTMEATAPSVPKANNADPGSCIVLCSAGSSIHTTGPSSSPEPCPSVEKAPQDSHVQDRASEVLGTAGPTKPRVTLDELLDTLRLLEAEPEPLPQPPAYHKEKYAWIDEEEASSPLTADNLEKLGQLSAPLGGPPDDGTLLSEAKLNSILSFLDEMEPSARERPAVGPQWEGLMLGAELASLECASAGTTAVMRLRLEMEEKRQAVALLQQALAQQRALTARQVKEAEQELRRQLRQQKDHYEATIQRHLNFIDQLIQDKKALGEKCEAVVAELRQGDRRWKEKEAQMQAQHELELKKLRELTRASEKVRRERWVQEKTRKIKELTVKGLEPEIQRLIAQHKQEVKKLKSLHEAELLQAEARAAQRCEHQAEQLRARLQQEQEALGQRERELTQQRFEQHLEQEQRALEQQRRRLYNEVAEERERLGQQAARQRAELEALRQQLEESGVAAGRALRAECERTAEEQERRHQAELQALKDQLESERQTWEASSAKKEEAWLLSRERELKEELRKGRDKDIELVIRRLEADMTQAREEVERAADSRVLRLRDQLEAERLELVQSERRLQGRCSELQSRLGEAEGEAGRLQGLLRQKERALEDARAENEQLAAGPSGQAARQFAEQLAAAEGESQRLRAELGRLAREKQDELEEVHRRVKLALARKEEAVRTLREQHEAAVKRADHLEELLEEHRRPAPTAK
- the CEP131 gene encoding centrosomal protein of 131 kDa isoform X4, with amino-acid sequence MKGARACSGAPEGSPDYMDLSLTGLPLPMSRRPNSASATKPLARSISVTAGSSEPRRKVLEATGPGSSRAINNLRRSNSATQVSQPWTGPPRSAETPDFLALFESSAVGRKRPASLGLAPSRQGATWHVLDDEPPELTLAPGACSPTAPTPPAGLRKRECMVTLAPSFTANNRSNKGAVGNCVTTMVHNHCPPADRAPPPKSSNQTAPCLNNIMKAATDEGAGGTGLRKPQKNTTVTARSSTGAPARRTEVTEEEAERFIHQVNQAAITIQRWYRHQVQRRAGAAGLEHLLRSKREEQRQRRAEGNILELGQQKAMARKKAREEKARQARRAAIQELQQRRAPKSAEVEAPPPQEPQAFPRPRREPALTMEATAPSVPKANNADPGSCIVLCSAGSSIHTTGPSSSPEPCPSVEKAPQDSHVQDRASEVLGTAGPTKPRVTLDELLDTLRLLEAEPEPLPQPPAYHKEKYAWIDEEEASSPLTADNLEKLGQLSAPLGGPPDDGTLLSEAKLNSILSFLDEMEPSARERPAVGPQWEGLMLGAELASLECASAGTTAVMRLRLEMEEKRQAVALLQQALAQQRALTARQVKEAEQELRRQLRQQKDHYEATIQRHLNFIDQHPPRQLIQDKKALGEKCEAVVAELRQGDRRWKEKEAQMQAQHELELKKLRELTRASEKVRRERWVQEKTRKIKELTVKGLEPEIQRLIAQHKQEVKKLKSLHEAELLQAEARAAQRCEHQAEQLRARLQQEQEALGQRERELTQQRFEQHLEQEQRALEQQRRRLYNEVAEERERLGQQAARQRAELEALRQQLEESGVAAGRALRAECERTAEEQERRHQAELQALKDQLESERQTWEASSAKKEEAWLLSRERELKEELRKGRDKDIELVIRRLEADMTQAREEVERAADSRVLRLRDQLEAERLELVQSERRLQGRCSELQSRLGEAEGEAGRLQGLLRQKERALEDARAENEQLAAGPSGQAARQFAEQLAAAEGESQRLRAELGRLAREKQDELEEVHRRVKLALARKEEAVRTLREQHEAAVKRADHLEELLEEHRRPAPTAK
- the CEP131 gene encoding centrosomal protein of 131 kDa isoform X3; this encodes MKGARACSGAPEGSPDYMDLSLTGLPLPMSRRPNSASATKPLARSISVTAGSSEPRRKVLEATGPGSSRAINNLRRSNSATQVSQPWTGPPRSAETPDFLALFESSAVGRKRPASLGLAPSRQGATWHVLDDEPPELTLAPGACSPTAPTPPAGLRKRECMVTLAPSFTANNRSNKGAVGNCVTTMVHNHCPPADRAPPPKSSNQTAPCLNNIMKAATDEGAGGTGLRKPQKNTTVTARSSTGAPARRTEVTEEEAERFIHQVNQAAITIQRWYRHQVQRRAGAAGLEHLLRSKREEQRQRRAEGNILELGQQKAMARKKAREEKARQARRAAIQELQQRRAPKSAEVEAPPPQEPQAFPRPRREPALTMEATAPSVPKANNADPGSCIVLCSAGSSIHTTGPSSSPEPCPSVEKAPQDSHVQDRASEVLGTAGPTKPRVTLDELLDTLRLLEAEPEPLPQPPAYHKEKYAWIDEEEASSPLTADNLEKLGQLSAPLGGPPDDGTLLSEAKLNSILSFLDEMEPSARERPAVGPQWEGLMLGAELASLECASAGTTAVMRLRLEMEEKRQAVALLQQALAQQRALTARQVKEAEQELRRQLRQQKDHYEATIQRHLNFIDQVSGPREVGPGLLPLSPPPWGCPLYQHLLQEARDPERVLTCLCALPAPAPTHSPIPAQGPSIDWQGPSERHGRVLCGSGALWGRALISVQHPPRQLIQDKKALGEKCEAVVAELRQGDRRWKEKEAQMQAQHELELKKLRELTRASEKVRRERWVQEKTRKIKELTVKGLEPEIQRLIAQHKQEVKKLKSLHEAELLQAEARAAQRCEHQAEQLRARLQQEQEALGQRERELTQQRFEQHLEQEQRALEQQRRRLYNEVAEERERLGQQAARQRAELEALRQQLEESGVAAGRALRAECERTAEEQERRHQAELQALKDQLESERQTWEASSAKKEEAWLLSRERELKEELRKGRDKDIELVIRRLEADMTQAREEVERAADSRVLRLRDQLEAERLELVQSERRLQGRCSELQSRLGEAEGEAGRLQGLLRQKERALEDARAGEAGLGQEGGGSPHPPRAA